In Deltaproteobacteria bacterium, a single genomic region encodes these proteins:
- a CDS encoding Rrf2 family transcriptional regulator produces the protein MKLNKVADYAIRSVVNLAMKNNKELVTIKEIAQEEEIPRYFLAKVIPPLVNAGIVKGYRGRDGGVSLSKDARLITLKDVIEAVNGPIIMTRCTERGDTCHKGGYCAVHLSLEETQRTLISKLESYTIGDLAQKYITGEEDRGALLLSGKGEALNAKAA, from the coding sequence ATGAAGCTTAATAAAGTTGCAGATTACGCCATCCGGTCTGTTGTTAACCTGGCAATGAAGAATAACAAGGAGCTTGTTACCATAAAGGAGATTGCGCAGGAGGAGGAAATTCCCCGTTATTTCCTGGCAAAGGTTATACCTCCTCTGGTTAATGCCGGAATTGTAAAGGGGTACAGGGGAAGGGACGGAGGGGTTTCTCTTTCAAAAGATGCCCGGCTTATTACCTTGAAGGATGTTATTGAGGCGGTGAATGGTCCCATTATTATGACACGTTGTACAGAAAGAGGCGATACCTGTCATAAGGGGGGCTATTGTGCTGTCCATCTGTCTCTGGAAGAAACACAACGAACGTTAATCTCCAAGCTGGAGAGCTACACTATAGGTGATCTGGCTCAAAAATATATTACAGGGGAAGAGGATCGTGGGGCCTTGTTATTGAGTGGAAAAGGTGAGGCCCTGAATGCAAAGGCGGCTTAA
- a CDS encoding c-type cytochrome: protein MGKSKLNFFWTIVLTLLVIYGLIKWLIPFISRQATGMPFPLPVPGTLVLFYMVLTLVALFLYVTFSDEGMNEFLRPILRLLKGEFGSLQRSVVLAVVPLVVGWQVYDFTVPKVNPPVALRIQHPSSNFPKKFESMKNPMENPTDAEIDAFVEQAKAGEVDFIPQVSADIESWLEMRPDPDGHPLSFIPTGPWKKFIKEVESGKVDRETARGALHEKNLFEGRALYAMNCRPCHGDSVAGDGPMADGFKLRPINFTDNGTIEVIVEGYTFWRVANGGPGLPTEATPWDSAMPEWKVNLTDDERWKIIMGEYDLAEKTARIPESHGEGEEH from the coding sequence ATGGGTAAATCAAAGTTAAATTTCTTCTGGACAATCGTTTTGACCCTGCTAGTCATATACGGTCTTATAAAGTGGCTCATCCCCTTCATCTCAAGGCAGGCAACGGGGATGCCTTTCCCCCTTCCTGTGCCGGGAACGTTGGTGCTCTTCTATATGGTACTCACGCTTGTTGCTCTTTTTCTCTACGTCACATTTTCCGATGAGGGAATGAATGAGTTCCTGAGGCCAATCCTTAGGCTGCTAAAAGGTGAATTTGGCAGTTTACAGCGCAGTGTGGTCTTAGCCGTCGTTCCTCTTGTTGTGGGATGGCAGGTTTACGATTTTACGGTTCCAAAAGTGAACCCTCCTGTGGCCCTCAGGATACAGCACCCCTCATCGAACTTTCCTAAAAAGTTTGAGTCCATGAAAAATCCCATGGAGAATCCGACAGATGCGGAAATTGATGCCTTTGTAGAACAGGCAAAGGCCGGTGAGGTAGATTTTATTCCCCAGGTAAGTGCCGATATTGAAAGTTGGCTTGAAATGAGGCCTGATCCCGATGGCCATCCTTTGTCTTTCATCCCTACTGGGCCATGGAAGAAATTTATAAAGGAAGTGGAATCAGGTAAGGTGGACAGGGAGACAGCCAGAGGTGCATTGCATGAAAAGAATCTCTTTGAGGGACGCGCTCTTTATGCAATGAACTGTCGACCCTGTCATGGTGACTCTGTTGCCGGTGACGGGCCTATGGCTGACGGCTTCAAGCTGAGGCCTATCAACTTTACTGATAACGGTACAATTGAGGTTATTGTCGAGGGATATACCTTCTGGAGGGTTGCAAACGGCGGCCCGGGTCTGCCCACAGAGGCGACTCCCTGGGACTCAGCAATGCCTGAGTGGAAAGTCAACCTCACTGACGATGAGAGATGGAAGATCATTATGGGTGAGTATGATCTGGCTGAGAAGACAGCCCGCATCCCCGAATCTCACGGTGAGGGCGAGGAACACTAG
- a CDS encoding cytochrome c, whose amino-acid sequence MNRVIIILALLLAAAFTGSAFAAEDAKWVEKLEIIKKARAIYEENCAACHGFDGNSVLPEAPNFAKGERLDKKEEELLKTIKEGKGELMPPWKDVINEDEMKSMILYARAVTGDKLFEEICLECHSQSIPPLNSKTPSNDKLKDLTEPINICSKTNIDDEEMEVEEIAGVVRFVRALKREK is encoded by the coding sequence ATGAATAGAGTAATTATCATTCTGGCATTGTTATTAGCAGCTGCTTTTACAGGTTCGGCCTTTGCCGCTGAAGATGCAAAGTGGGTAGAGAAACTTGAAATAATAAAAAAGGCTAGAGCCATCTATGAAGAAAACTGTGCAGCCTGTCATGGCTTTGACGGTAATTCAGTTCTTCCTGAAGCCCCTAACTTTGCAAAGGGTGAACGGCTCGATAAAAAGGAGGAGGAACTTTTAAAGACGATCAAGGAGGGAAAGGGAGAGCTAATGCCTCCCTGGAAGGACGTTATTAACGAGGATGAAATGAAGAGCATGATCCTCTATGCCAGGGCCGTTACAGGTGACAAGCTCTTTGAAGAAATTTGCCTGGAATGCCATAGTCAATCCATTCCTCCTTTGAATAGCAAGACTCCTTCTAACGATAAACTGAAGGATTTGACGGAACCCATCAATATCTGCAGTAAAACGAATATCGACGATGAAGAGATGGAGGTGGAAGAGATTGCCGGTGTGGTGAGGTTTGTAAGGGCGCTTAAAAGAGAGAAATAG
- a CDS encoding ethylbenzene dehydrogenase-related protein, with the protein MQRRAIILAITILMTMFGTSALAGIKPTKAKPPVTPENVEKGREIYYKRCSFCHGLLGDGNGPAADYMDPRPRDFTLGVFKFRTTGSGELPTDEDLFRTVSRGLQGTPMQAFDNDIIKNGLTEEERWQVIYYIKTFAMEFEDPELDPSKKVISLPANKAPYNADTIAKGKELFMRAKCFECHGKGGKGDGQKDIKEDDWGFPIRIRNITQPWKIKAGSEVEDIYMRFSTGIMGTPMPSFAKSFNDEERWYLANYIKSLQYTPTEHSVMKAKKIDGELPQDPEAPQWQNAEPMDVRLAGQVIAAPRWQNPSIELASVRALYNDKEIAILVEWDDPFQDLTHDESQEFNAREISKIGAYNSYVAANDMIPRHFDNFRDSIALQFPVKMAEGTKKPHFFRGDAGNPVNLWLWKADKDAAGEPAVEDSIARGYKQPIKSQPADQQQVTSKAIWKGATYKVVMKRPLKTEDKNDVQFEEGKFIPLALNAWDGSNGEHGLIMSLSSWHYLFMEAPTPMNVYIYALLGVVLTGLGEFWLVRRVRREEE; encoded by the coding sequence ATGCAGAGAAGAGCAATCATTCTGGCAATAACGATATTGATGACTATGTTTGGGACTAGTGCCCTGGCCGGCATAAAACCGACTAAGGCGAAGCCGCCTGTGACGCCTGAGAACGTTGAAAAAGGGAGAGAGATATACTACAAAAGGTGCAGCTTCTGCCACGGGCTTTTAGGGGACGGTAATGGCCCGGCTGCCGATTATATGGATCCCAGACCGAGAGATTTTACCCTTGGTGTATTCAAGTTCAGGACGACGGGAAGTGGTGAGTTGCCTACCGATGAAGATCTTTTCAGGACTGTCAGCCGTGGTCTGCAGGGAACTCCCATGCAGGCCTTTGATAATGACATTATTAAGAACGGTCTTACAGAAGAGGAACGGTGGCAGGTTATCTATTACATCAAAACCTTTGCCATGGAATTTGAAGATCCCGAGCTTGATCCAAGTAAAAAAGTAATAAGTCTTCCCGCGAATAAAGCACCCTACAATGCAGATACCATTGCAAAAGGCAAGGAACTCTTTATGAGGGCAAAATGCTTTGAATGTCATGGGAAAGGCGGTAAGGGTGATGGTCAGAAGGATATAAAAGAAGATGACTGGGGCTTTCCCATTCGTATCAGGAATATTACCCAGCCATGGAAAATTAAAGCAGGGTCAGAAGTTGAAGATATTTATATGCGCTTTTCAACGGGTATTATGGGTACTCCCATGCCTTCCTTTGCAAAATCTTTTAATGATGAGGAAAGGTGGTACCTGGCTAACTACATCAAGTCGCTCCAGTATACCCCTACAGAGCACTCGGTAATGAAGGCAAAGAAGATCGATGGAGAACTTCCTCAGGATCCCGAGGCACCGCAGTGGCAAAATGCCGAGCCTATGGATGTAAGGCTGGCAGGACAGGTTATTGCTGCGCCAAGATGGCAGAATCCAAGTATCGAACTTGCCAGTGTAAGGGCTCTCTATAACGATAAAGAGATAGCCATCCTTGTCGAGTGGGATGATCCTTTCCAGGATCTTACACACGATGAATCGCAGGAGTTTAATGCCAGGGAAATAAGTAAAATAGGGGCATATAATTCATATGTAGCGGCAAATGATATGATCCCGCGACACTTTGATAACTTCAGAGATTCCATCGCCTTACAGTTCCCCGTCAAAATGGCTGAAGGGACGAAGAAGCCTCACTTCTTCAGAGGTGATGCAGGAAACCCGGTGAACCTCTGGCTATGGAAGGCCGACAAGGATGCAGCCGGCGAACCGGCTGTAGAGGATTCTATTGCAAGGGGTTACAAACAGCCCATAAAGTCACAGCCGGCCGACCAGCAGCAGGTGACGTCAAAGGCGATTTGGAAGGGAGCTACATACAAAGTGGTTATGAAGCGCCCCCTTAAAACAGAGGACAAGAATGACGTCCAGTTCGAAGAGGGCAAATTTATCCCTCTCGCTTTAAATGCATGGGATGGATCAAATGGTGAGCATGGACTTATTATGAGTCTCTCCTCCTGGCACTATCTCTTTATGGAGGCCCCCACGCCGATGAACGTTTATATCTATGCACTGCTCGGTGTCGTTTTGACGGGCCTCGGTGAGTTCTGGCTAGTAAGAAGAGTCAGAAGGGAAGAGGAGTAA
- a CDS encoding c-type cytochrome, with amino-acid sequence MKAVLNVFIFLLLVLATFLYVGKAITDLTGGEKKGGGGAVEVTPEGGEAIFWGKGRCFTCHSLGDRGSAVRCPNLGQFGEKFALPIGARAVERAKERSEQTGKNYSPTDYLVESLADPGAFVVDGYKNEMAIVFAPPISLSLDEIKAVVVYLQSQGGDLDMDALNNPSEVTKKYYDKIAAASAAGGGDPGNGKIVFEDNCSECHMIGDEGGEIGPQLSAIGKKGLKYISESIVQPGTVIVEGFETHVVVNKEGRQFKGIKTRDEATEIDITKADGDVVTISKSDIKESKIDESTSVMPDDLSESLTVKDYQDVLSYLIMQKAQK; translated from the coding sequence ATGAAAGCTGTTCTTAATGTTTTTATATTTCTGCTGTTGGTTCTGGCCACCTTTCTTTATGTAGGAAAGGCCATAACCGACCTTACGGGTGGTGAAAAAAAGGGTGGAGGCGGTGCAGTAGAGGTCACTCCCGAAGGGGGTGAAGCCATCTTCTGGGGTAAAGGTCGTTGCTTTACCTGCCACAGCCTTGGGGACAGGGGAAGCGCCGTCAGGTGTCCCAATTTGGGTCAGTTCGGAGAAAAGTTTGCATTGCCCATCGGTGCGAGAGCGGTTGAGAGGGCCAAAGAGCGCAGTGAGCAGACGGGAAAAAATTATTCACCTACCGATTATCTTGTAGAGAGTCTGGCCGATCCGGGAGCTTTCGTGGTAGATGGCTATAAAAATGAGATGGCAATCGTCTTTGCTCCGCCAATATCGCTAAGCCTCGACGAGATCAAGGCCGTTGTTGTTTATCTTCAGAGTCAGGGTGGAGATCTCGACATGGATGCTCTCAATAATCCAAGTGAGGTAACAAAAAAATATTACGACAAAATCGCAGCAGCTTCAGCAGCCGGAGGCGGTGACCCCGGTAACGGGAAGATTGTTTTTGAGGACAACTGCAGTGAGTGTCATATGATAGGTGACGAGGGAGGAGAAATAGGCCCCCAACTTTCCGCAATAGGCAAGAAGGGTCTTAAGTATATTTCCGAATCTATCGTTCAGCCCGGTACTGTTATTGTTGAAGGTTTTGAGACCCACGTCGTTGTTAATAAAGAAGGGCGACAGTTCAAAGGGATTAAAACCCGTGATGAAGCGACGGAAATCGACATCACCAAGGCAGATGGAGACGTTGTCACTATCAGCAAGAGTGATATTAAAGAATCAAAGATAGATGAGAGTACAAGCGTAATGCCTGATGACCTTTCCGAATCTCTTACGGTAAAGGATTATCAGGATGTGCTTTCCTACCTGATTATGCAAAAAGCTCAAAAATAA
- a CDS encoding HEAT repeat domain-containing protein, which translates to MNSIKKANRETVIENLQEVLSRDNSLSRCCAVRALEKMKAIDKESINKLIDALHDSDPDVSMDAAQALGNLNMEDAVDPLIDTLKNDPDGEVRIQAVIALGKMRSKKALNVLMECIKEDGYLDIYDGEGDDMEFAPAWEVQSQALDALGELGDENAADGVIELLLNEEYEDLQEKGFRVLAKLSSTRATNFLLEQLEKGGRLARRRAAKAFIELDFITNENGEIDNRLLESLSNALLDEDPDVRIYAARALGATKSPQIIVPLTMLLSDNNSNVCEEAAEILGKMRGKAVAEKLIKLMSDSPSPYLITKVLKILGEIGSPEYVDLISMYLSVDDRDLNYAAVLALGKIAKEGPEEKIASMLDDEKMDNNVRVQAAIALGRMLKGKGMESREVDETVGEEELLDASDEEGEAVESVEEVIDPVEVLKRTVFDKKDNVSIASMTALAEIDPEGSVETLADILLEGFVTETVDQCEVSHISEDMNSIEEESEEDKPSVEELLGDGEVAIGKEDVSTLASIMASQVSPEAQENREIKRKLEEEARSFEMEQREIRVKLIAARLLGERKCEKALETLTEAVDIDNPDICKEVITSLGRIGDEKSLPLVLEGLESDSRDVRLASIDALKGFGAQSVIEEKLHILIGDPDYFVRERALNVAASMEGSTAVDLLSRALDDEEMVVKRAALNVVTEDEEEGELSGKVLNVIFDHGGELRREAARTLRRLEDPHCTQILLDRLNDADYEEYHWMCIDALAEFYSALSGTLH; encoded by the coding sequence ATGAACAGTATAAAAAAAGCAAACCGTGAAACAGTGATAGAAAATCTTCAGGAAGTATTGAGCAGAGATAATTCTCTTTCAAGGTGTTGTGCTGTAAGGGCTCTTGAAAAAATGAAGGCTATTGATAAAGAATCCATAAATAAGCTTATAGATGCCTTGCACGATAGTGATCCTGATGTGAGTATGGATGCGGCGCAAGCGCTCGGTAATTTGAATATGGAAGATGCCGTCGATCCTTTGATCGATACCTTAAAGAATGACCCCGATGGAGAGGTGCGTATCCAGGCCGTTATCGCGCTGGGTAAAATGAGGTCGAAAAAGGCCCTTAACGTCTTGATGGAATGTATCAAAGAGGATGGCTACCTCGATATCTATGACGGTGAAGGGGATGATATGGAATTTGCTCCTGCATGGGAAGTGCAGAGCCAGGCCCTCGATGCTCTCGGTGAATTGGGTGATGAAAATGCCGCCGATGGTGTAATAGAACTTCTTCTCAATGAGGAATATGAAGACCTCCAGGAAAAAGGATTCAGGGTGCTTGCCAAATTGAGCAGTACCAGGGCTACGAACTTCCTCCTTGAGCAACTTGAAAAGGGTGGAAGGTTAGCCAGAAGAAGGGCGGCCAAGGCCTTTATAGAACTTGACTTTATAACTAACGAAAACGGTGAAATAGATAACCGGCTTCTTGAATCATTGAGTAACGCGCTACTGGATGAAGATCCGGACGTGCGCATATATGCGGCGAGGGCACTGGGCGCCACAAAGAGTCCCCAGATCATTGTTCCTCTTACCATGCTTTTGTCTGATAACAACAGTAATGTCTGTGAGGAAGCAGCAGAAATTCTTGGAAAAATGCGTGGTAAGGCTGTTGCCGAAAAACTAATCAAGTTGATGAGTGACTCCCCAAGCCCTTATCTCATCACTAAAGTTCTGAAAATACTGGGTGAAATCGGCAGTCCTGAATATGTAGATCTAATCAGCATGTATCTTTCCGTCGATGATAGAGACCTTAATTATGCCGCTGTTTTAGCATTGGGAAAAATAGCTAAAGAGGGCCCTGAGGAAAAGATTGCCTCCATGCTCGATGACGAAAAGATGGATAATAATGTGAGAGTTCAGGCTGCAATAGCTCTAGGCAGGATGTTGAAGGGCAAGGGAATGGAGTCCCGGGAGGTGGATGAGACTGTTGGGGAAGAAGAGCTTTTAGATGCCTCAGACGAAGAGGGTGAGGCAGTGGAAAGTGTGGAAGAAGTCATTGATCCTGTAGAGGTGCTGAAGAGGACTGTTTTTGATAAGAAGGATAACGTTTCCATCGCTTCCATGACGGCACTTGCCGAGATAGACCCTGAGGGATCAGTGGAAACACTTGCAGATATCTTACTAGAAGGTTTTGTGACTGAAACAGTTGACCAATGTGAAGTGTCTCATATATCGGAAGATATGAACTCCATTGAGGAAGAGAGTGAAGAAGATAAACCCTCTGTAGAAGAATTGTTGGGCGATGGAGAGGTGGCTATCGGTAAGGAGGATGTTTCCACTCTTGCTTCCATCATGGCTTCGCAGGTTTCCCCTGAAGCTCAGGAGAATAGAGAGATAAAGCGCAAACTTGAAGAGGAAGCCAGGTCTTTTGAGATGGAACAGAGAGAGATAAGAGTGAAGCTTATTGCTGCAAGGCTCCTTGGAGAGAGGAAGTGCGAAAAGGCGCTTGAGACTTTAACTGAGGCTGTGGATATTGATAATCCTGATATCTGTAAGGAGGTTATTACTTCTCTTGGCAGGATAGGTGATGAAAAGTCACTTCCTTTAGTACTGGAAGGGCTTGAATCTGATAGCAGAGATGTAAGACTTGCTTCAATAGATGCCCTTAAGGGTTTCGGTGCTCAGAGTGTTATCGAAGAAAAGCTCCATATACTAATAGGTGACCCTGACTACTTTGTACGTGAGAGAGCCTTGAATGTGGCCGCTTCTATGGAGGGTTCGACAGCAGTGGATTTGTTATCCAGGGCTCTTGATGATGAAGAGATGGTGGTAAAGAGGGCGGCCCTCAATGTTGTAACAGAAGATGAAGAAGAAGGGGAGCTTAGCGGAAAAGTACTGAATGTCATATTTGATCATGGCGGGGAGTTGCGACGTGAGGCTGCAAGGACATTGAGACGGCTGGAAGATCCACATTGTACACAAATACTCCTGGACCGTCTTAACGATGCCGACTATGAGGAGTATCACTGGATGTGCATAGATGCACTGGCGGAATTTTATTCGGCTCTTTCCGGTACATTACACTAA
- a CDS encoding cytochrome ubiquinol oxidase subunit I — MTLLSNKIVKGGVAALLMALVLSSTAYALEENVYRQVLGLDSRKVVWFIAQMHLFFGAFVLGVPLFAVIIEIVGWKGGDKKFDKLSYEFTSLLSVAYATTAAFGGLLAFALFTLYPTFMGYMAGNFKDVMFIYALLFFGETFCLYLYYYGWGWLSGGEEYSKPVQWFMKGLGAVVILIGIAFFFGAFGPQMRTDTRTFMAFLYILPVGIGLMMVKDRKSTHILIGILLNVVGTAIMQMANSWVGFMMSPGGVDQKGVLTGTLWQVFENTLATPVAIHRMLGNLAFGGLVAGSYAAVKFLGSKTDEEKAHYDWMGYIANFVAIAALIPLPFAGYYLGREVYSTSAVMGNNMMGGDFSWTFIIQAMLVGSLFLISNYYLWSGMTRIPGAERYYKYIKFILGAIIISFAVWLTPHNLPLTGQEVSQMGGSQYHPTLKYLGLMPAKNAVVNLIILATFFSFLLYRRGNKGDTLPISRQGKAPKIVIPMAGLLAILIVGQYAVSMITLDPGSLDLPADRTEYFKTTGYLLLANCAVAVVAVLLALKDKGVLGQYLYLGFTALSVTGFLGVYGFVVMEKASPFLRNIAVSQFLQLISALILVSAIDAFLFRNAKEIGPLKWGKMTVRSQYALLLLTIVITMNMGLMGFIRSGLRTDWHIFGVMRDTSEWAYTPSNYTMTQMVGLSVLVFLVGVAFMFWLGGIASQKKKD; from the coding sequence ATGACTTTGTTATCTAATAAGATTGTTAAAGGGGGCGTTGCGGCCCTGTTGATGGCGCTTGTACTATCATCAACGGCATATGCCCTTGAAGAGAATGTATACCGGCAGGTGTTGGGCCTCGACTCCAGGAAGGTTGTCTGGTTTATAGCCCAGATGCACCTATTTTTCGGGGCTTTTGTTCTTGGTGTTCCGCTATTTGCGGTGATAATCGAGATCGTAGGCTGGAAGGGTGGAGATAAGAAGTTCGACAAGCTGTCATACGAGTTTACATCTCTTTTGAGTGTTGCCTATGCGACAACGGCTGCATTCGGCGGGCTTCTCGCCTTTGCCCTTTTTACACTTTATCCCACATTCATGGGGTATATGGCGGGCAACTTCAAGGACGTCATGTTCATTTATGCCCTCCTTTTCTTCGGCGAAACCTTCTGCCTCTATCTATACTATTACGGCTGGGGCTGGCTCAGTGGCGGAGAAGAGTACAGCAAACCTGTGCAGTGGTTCATGAAAGGTCTCGGTGCCGTTGTCATTTTGATCGGCATAGCTTTCTTCTTTGGAGCATTCGGTCCCCAAATGAGGACTGATACGAGAACCTTTATGGCTTTTCTCTACATTTTACCTGTTGGTATCGGTTTAATGATGGTGAAGGACAGGAAGAGTACCCACATACTGATAGGTATTTTGCTAAACGTCGTTGGTACGGCTATCATGCAGATGGCTAATTCCTGGGTCGGCTTTATGATGAGCCCCGGAGGTGTTGACCAGAAGGGAGTACTGACGGGTACGCTCTGGCAGGTATTCGAAAACACCCTTGCAACACCGGTGGCCATTCACAGAATGCTTGGGAACCTTGCTTTTGGAGGATTGGTTGCAGGTTCCTATGCGGCAGTCAAATTTCTCGGATCAAAAACTGATGAAGAGAAAGCTCATTATGACTGGATGGGCTATATTGCGAACTTCGTCGCTATAGCAGCCCTTATTCCTCTTCCCTTCGCTGGATACTATCTCGGACGTGAGGTCTATTCAACGAGTGCCGTTATGGGGAACAACATGATGGGCGGTGACTTCTCATGGACTTTTATCATCCAGGCTATGCTCGTAGGGTCGCTTTTCCTTATAAGTAACTACTATCTATGGAGCGGCATGACGAGGATACCCGGGGCGGAGAGGTATTATAAATATATAAAGTTCATTCTCGGTGCTATTATCATCTCCTTTGCCGTGTGGCTGACGCCTCACAATCTGCCCCTTACCGGTCAAGAGGTATCCCAGATGGGTGGTAGCCAGTATCACCCCACCTTGAAATATTTAGGACTGATGCCGGCAAAGAATGCGGTTGTTAACCTGATCATCCTGGCTACTTTTTTCAGCTTTCTCCTATACAGAAGAGGGAATAAAGGTGATACTCTGCCAATCAGCCGGCAAGGAAAAGCGCCTAAAATTGTGATCCCTATGGCAGGCCTGTTGGCCATATTGATTGTTGGTCAGTATGCCGTCTCCATGATCACCCTCGATCCAGGTAGCCTCGATCTACCGGCGGACCGGACCGAGTATTTTAAAACAACGGGCTACCTTCTTCTAGCTAACTGTGCAGTAGCTGTTGTTGCTGTTCTCCTTGCCTTAAAGGATAAAGGGGTTTTAGGTCAATATCTCTATCTCGGTTTTACGGCTTTAAGCGTCACAGGTTTCCTGGGTGTTTATGGCTTTGTTGTGATGGAAAAAGCATCGCCCTTCCTCAGGAATATTGCTGTTAGCCAGTTTCTACAGCTAATCAGCGCTTTGATCCTTGTCAGTGCCATTGATGCCTTCCTTTTCAGAAATGCCAAGGAGATCGGACCGCTGAAGTGGGGAAAGATGACAGTAAGAAGTCAGTACGCGCTCCTTCTTTTGACCATAGTTATTACCATGAATATGGGGCTTATGGGTTTCATCCGTTCAGGACTCAGGACTGACTGGCATATCTTTGGCGTAATGAGGGATACATCGGAGTGGGCCTATACGCCCAGTAACTACACTATGACGCAGATGGTAGGACTTTCCGTTCTGGTCTTCCTCGTTGGAGTGGCCTTTATGTTCTGGCTTGGCGGTATTGCTTCGCAGAAAAAGAAGGATTGA